CTCTGTCGGAAACAGACAGCCGCATTGACGGCCTTTCGGCCGGTGCAGATGACTATTTGCCAAAACCTTTCGATCCGCGTGAGCTGATCCTGCGTATCAACAATATTCTTCGTCGTGGCGCCACACCGGCCCAGCCGAAGATCGAGCAGATCGTTTTCGGCCCTTACACTTTCTTCATTCCACGTCGCGAACTGAAGAAAGGCACGGAAACGATCAAGCTTACGGATCGTGAGCAGGACATAATGGCGATTTTCGCCGAGCGTGCTGGCGAAACCATTCCACGTCATGAACTGACTGGTCAGGATGGCGATGTCGGCGAGCGCACGATTGATGTGCAGATCAACCGTCTGCGCCGTAAGATCGAACAGGACCCGGCCAACCCGGTCTGGCTGCAAACAGTTCGCGGCATCGGCTACAAGCTGAGCATCGAATAGTAATTCGAAGAGAGAAAGCGGAGCCTCGCAAATTTCAGAGCGTGACAAAAGCCATGCAACTAGCAGAACCGTCTGGAGTTATCTGAGACGATGAAGTCACCCTGGAAATCGATAACACGCTGGTTTGCGCGCAGAATGCCTAAAGGGCTTTATGCGCGCTCGCTCATCATCATCATTGCACCGATGGTTCTCCTTCAGTCAGTGATCGCTTATGTCTTCATGGAAAGACATTGGCAGATGGTGACTGAGCGGCTTTCAACAGCCGTTGTCCGCGACATTTCTGCGATTATCGACATTCTTGAAACCTATCCGCAGGAACCCGGATACGACAATCTAATCCGCCTTTCGCAGCAGCGCCTCGGGCTCAACATTTCGATCCTGCCTCCTGACCCGCTGCCCCCGCCGGGGCCAAAACCATTCTTTGCTATTCTTGATTACTTCCTGAGTGAAGAAATCACACGCCAGATCAACCGGCCCTTCTGGGTCGATACGGTGGGCGATTCTGATCTCATTGAGATCCGCATCAAGCTCGATGATAAAGTGCTGCGCGTCTTTGCACGCCGCAGTCAGGCTTATGCCTCCAATACCGGCATCTTCCTGACATGGATGATCGGCACGGCGCTTGTGTTGCTGATCATCGCCATCGCCTTCCTGCGCAACCAGATCAAGCCAATACAGCAGCTTTCACAGGCCGCTGAAAGCTTCGGTAAGGGCCGTCCAATGCCGGAAGGCTTCCGTCCGCATGGCGCGGAAGAAGTTCGCCGCGCAGGCATTGCCTTCATTCAGATGCGCTCGCGTATCGAACGTCAGATTGAACAGCGCACGGCAATGCTCTCAGGCGTCAGCCACGATCTGCGCACGATCCTGACCCGCTTCAAACTCCAGCTGGCGCTGGCTGGTCACTCTATCGACACGGAGCCGCTTAATCAGGATATTGCTGATATGCAGACCATGCTTGAAGGCTATCTGGCCTTTGCGCGCGGTGAAGGATCGGAAGAAGCAGCGACCTATGATGTGCGCCTACTTTGCGACAAGCTGGCCAATGAAGCGCGGTTGCGGGAGCGCGGGTTCAAGTATTCGATTGAAGGCGACAGCGAAGTGAATGTGCGCCCCAATGCCTTCTCGCGCCTTGTCAGCAATCTTGTATCGAACGCTTTCCGCCATGCGCAAAATGTCGAGTTGGCAATCACACATGATGAAGGCTGGCTGAAGATCGTCGTGGACGACGACGGTCCAGGCATTCCGGAAGATCGCCGAGAAGACGTGTTCAAGCCCTTTGTGCGCCTTGATGAAGCACGTACGCAGGATTCAGGCGGCACGGGTGGCCTTGGCCTCGCTATCGCGCGTGATATTGCACGAAGCCACGGCGGCGACATCGATCTGGAAGATGCACCAATAGGCGGGTTGAGGGCGATTATCCGCATTCCGGCTTAGAGCGCATCCCGAAAAGTGCGAAGCGGTTTTCGGAACAAGATGCGCGCAAAAACAAACAGATGTTGCGGCCCGAAAAGTGCGAAGCGGCTTTCGGAGCAAGGTGCGTTCAAAAACAAAGAGGTAGAGCATTTCCAATAATTCAATGAAAACCGGAAATGCTCTTAGTGATTGCACTAAACAGTGTCACGCACTCTAAACCTTGCTGATCGCCTGTCCCACAACATAACCGAGCGCCGTTGCAGCCAGGCAGACGAAGAGCGAAATGCCGACATTCATAAGAGCGCGACCCGGCATCCCAAGCCGCAGCAACTCGAACGTCTGTACACTGAATGAGGAAAAGGTGGTGAAGCCACCACAAATACCGACCATAAAGGCAATACGCCATATTTCGGGCACTTCGAAACGGCTTGATGCCATCGTCATGGCGCCAAAAAAGGCGATAGCAAATGAACCGATGATGTTGACGACGATCGTACCCCACGGCAAATCTTTGCTCACCGGTGTCAGCCAGATGGCAAACCAGTAGCGCAAAACACTGCCAAGTGCTCCACCGATGGCGACGACGATCGTTCCCTGCATCTGTTCCATTCCTATCCGTTGCTTGCGCGATCAATCGCACAGAACATGCGATATGCACAAATCACAGATAGAAGATCAGAATAGCTTAACGCCGTCTTGGACTTTTTTATCGATTGCGGCGAGAACAACATCGCCATTTTCGTCAGGAAAACCAAGTGTCAGCACTTCGGACATGAAAGGTCCGATCTGCCGTGGTGGAAAATTGACCACAGCCATGATCTGCCGACCGACCAGATCCTCCGGCTGATAATGCTTGGTGATTTGTGCAGACGACTTCTTAATACCGATCTTGTCGCCAAAATCGATCTTCAGCTTAAAAGCTGGCTTGCGTGCTTCCGGGAATGGCACGGCCTCAACGATGGTTCCTGTGCGAATATCGACCTTCTCGAAATCGGCCCAGTTGATCGTTTCAGTTCCGCTCATTTTATCCCCCCCGAAAGTAAAATCCCGGCGAACCCTGCCGGGATTTGAATTGATTATGCGCGTCCGACCGTCTCGAACAGCACGCTTTCCAGCGCTTCACGCGCACTGACACCGGACCAAACGACAAACTGAAACGCCTGGAAGTAGTTTTCGCAAGCTTCAAGCGCTGCCGAAAGCAACACTTCAACCTGACGGCTGGTCGGCTCCGCACCACCAGCAAGCAGAAGCGACTGACGATACATGATCGCGCCTTCCTGCTGCCAGAGATCGAAGTGGCCCATCAAAAGCTTTTCGTTGATGAGCGACAGCAACCGCATCACTTCATTGACCCGAGGTTCAGCAACCTTGATGTCAAAGGCACAGGCCAGATGCAGAGCTTCAAAGTCCTCCATCCAGGAGAACGAGATGTGGTAGTCAGTCCAGTTACCTGCTACCGAAATTGCAATTTCGTCGTCGCCAGTCCGCTCGAACGTCCAGTCGTTTGAATTCGCAACATGCTCGATCACATCCACTGGATGTGCTTCGCGTGCAAATTCAAGCTCAAGAAGGCTCATGTCCGTTTCCTGTTCTGGGAAGCGCCTCGAAAGACACCTCCAAATTCCCGGCGCGCAAGTTACTGCTCGCCCGTACCCGGCCCTGCACAAGAATAAGTGCAGAAAAACAGGCACGAATTGATCGGTTGAGGAACTGACATGCTTAGACAGCATGCAACGCCTCAATGGCACACGCACATACGCAACTGATACTGGAAAGCAGCCTGGAAGACGCGAAAACTAAAACTACAGCCTCTCGCCGCTGCCTACATGACCACATTACGAATCATGTAGTGTTTTCAGTCTATTGATGCTGAATCTGAACGCCAGCCCCTTTTATAAAAAGAGGCATTAAAGCATGTGGAAATATGATTTGAGCGGACCGCAACCCCTGCCTTAAGCGACTCTAAGACAAGGGTTTTTGGCACTTACAGCCTGTTAATAAAAAATTATGAATTATCTTTGGATTTAGCAGCCGAAGCAGAGGTTTTTGCCGTTTTGGCAGTCGAATCAACTTCGAATTTGGCAAGACGGGCTTCCAATGCTTCAATTTTAACAAGCAGAGCAGCGTTTTCAGCACGCGCCTTGATTGCCATTTCACGCACCGCTTCGAAGTCTTCACGCTGCACGACATCGAACGTATTGAGCACGCGTTCGCTCTGCGAGCGCAATGCTGTCTCTACTTCGCGGCGTACGCCTTGCGCAGCGCCTGCCGCATCAGTCACAAGCTTGGCGAGTTCATCGAGAACCCGGTTTGATCCGCTGGTCATGGCATTCTTTCCTATCTTCGATACGGTCTTGTTGAAAACCTGATTTTGAAATAGGGCCGTCTCGGTTCTGATGCAAGTGAAGCTGTATAAACGTGATGACTTGACCACTCAGATATCGTCGCGCATCTTCCGCCGGAAAATGGAGTAATTGAATGATAGAGACGTTGCTGCCGGTTTCGGCTCTGGCTTTTCCAAATATCGATCCGGTGATCTTCTCGGTCGGCCCCCTCGCCGTTCATTGGTATGGGCTGGGATATGTCGTCGGCATCATGTTCGCATGGTGGTACGGCAAGAAACTGCTACGCAATCATCGTCTGTGGGGTAATAATCAGCCGCCAATGCAACCCGAAGCGCTTGATGATTTCGTCATCTGGGCAGCGCTTGGCGTCGTGCTCGGCGGGCGTATCGGCTATGTGCTGTTCTATAACTTCTCCTATTATCTCTCCAATCCGCTGGCCATTCCTGCGGTATGGGATGGCGGCATGTCGTTCCATGGCGGAACCTTAGGCACCACAATCGCGATGATCTGGTTCGCGCGCTCGCGCGGCATCAAGGTCTGGAGCATGTTCGATGTGATTGCAGCAGGCGTCCCCGTCGGACTTGGCGTCGTGCGCGTGGCAAACTTCATCAATTCCGAGCTCTGGGGCCGTGTCAGTGATGTGCCATGGGCTTTCTATTTCCCAAATGGCGGACCAGAACCACGTCACCCAAGCCAACTCTATGAAGCATTCCTCGAAGGCTTTGTGCTGTTCTTCGTTCTTCTTCTGCTCGTGTGGGTTGGAAAAAAGCTGAAAGCCCCAGGCTTTATCGCTGGAACATTCGTCCTTGGTTATGGTCTCAGCCGCATTATCGTCGAGTTCTTCCGCGAACCGGATGCCCAGCTTGGCTATCTCTTCGGCGGCTGGCTGACCATGGGGATGATCCTATCGCTGCCAATGATGATCATCGGCCTTTGGGCCATGTGGCGTGCCAATCGGGCAGCAGCGAAGAATGCCTGAGGCAACACTGAAAGACCGGTTGAAACGATTGATCGGCACCACAGGGCCGATCAGCGTCGCCGACTACATGGCCGCCTGCCTTGGTGATCGGGAACAGGGTTACTACACCACACGCGAACCCTTCGGGCGGGACGGCGATTTCATCACCGCCCCAGAAGTGAGCCAGATGTTCGGCGAACTCATCGGCATCTGGTGTGTCGGCGTGTGGGACGCTCTCGGACGCCCTGATAACGCTGTACTTTGCGAAATTGGCCCCGGCCGCGGCACATTGATGAGTGACATTCTGCGCACGCTCGCCAAGCTCGCACCGCAAATGGCCGCTTCAATTCGTGTCGCCATGGTCGAGACCAGTCCGCGCCTCATTGAAAAGCAGAAGGAGAAGCTTTCAAACACCGGATATTCAATCGACTGGTTTGAACGCTTTGCAGATATTCCTGATGGCCCGCTGATCCTCGTTTCCAACGAATTGTTCGACGCGATCCCGATCAGGCAGTTCGTGAAAGCCGATGGCCGCTTTGTCGAACGGCTGATAGCACTCAATGAACAAGACGAGCTCCAGTTCGTCAGCGGCGCAGGCGGTATAGATGCAGCCCTGTTGCCCACAGGCCATCAGACAGTGCCCGACGGCACGATCTTTGAAGCTGCCCCTGCTCGCACCGCTTTGATGCAGGAAATTGCGCAGCGCATTGCCGCAACGCGAGGTGCAGCACTCTCCATCGATTATGGCCATCTGCAATCAGGCTTTGGCGATACGCTGCAAGCCATGCTGAAACACGCCTATGATGACGTCTTCGCAAACCCGGGAGAAGCAGACCTGACCAGCCATGTCGATTTCGACATGCTGGAAAAAACCGCGCGCAATTGCGGCTGCCTGACCGCAACCATGACGCAAGGTGACTTTCTGCTCGCTATGGGCCTCATCGACCGTGCCGGTCGCTTAGGTGCCGGGCGTGACGAAACTTTCCAGAATAAAATTCGCGAAGACGTCGAACGATTGGCGGCACCGGACCAGATGGGAACACTTTTCAAAGTGCTGGCAATTGCTGACCAACAAACAAAAATCTTCCCCCTTGATACATCCCAATAAATTGTATCGTCAAAAAGCTTCAATTGACAAGCCAATCTTGCTCCCCCACCATCCAGCCGTTTGAAAAGAGAAAGCTAATGATCGATAAGCCGCAACCGCTTCGCTCCCCTTTACTGGACGGCCCTGCCGGACCAAACGGCAAGCGTATTGCGCATGGCTTTTTCACCCGCAAAGGTGGCGTTTCAGATGGCATTTACGCTGGCCTCAACGTTGGCAGCGGCTCAAATGACGTGCCGGAACTCGTGACCGAGAATCGCCGCCGCGTTGCCGAAACACTTGGTATTGCGTCCGACCATCTGATGACTGTGCATCAGGTTCATTCGCCCGACGTGGTTTACGTCACAGAACCGTTGAGCTCACCACGTCCAAAGGCCGACGCAATGGTGACGAATGTTCCGGGCATTGCGATTGGCGCGCTGTCGGCTGATTGTGGCCCGGTGCTGTTTGCCGATCATGAATCAGGTGTCATCGGCTCGGCCCATGCAGGCTGGCGCGGTGCCTTTACGGGCGTACTTGAAAACACCGTTGAAGCGATGATCAAGCTGGGTGCCAGACGCGAGAACATTGTTGCCGTTCTTGGCCCAACGATTGGCCCCGAGAATTATGAAGTCGGTCCGGAATTCTACTCAGAATTCACCGGCAAAGACGCATCCTACACGAAATATTTTGAGCCTTCGGACAAGGAAGGTCACAAGCTTTTCGATCTCTGGGCCTTCATCACCGACCGTCTGACCAGCGCAGGTGTCAGAGCGGAAGCACTGCGTCAGTGCACCTATGCCGATGAAGACCAGTTTTATTCCTATCGGCGCACGACGCATCGCGGCGAGCCGGATTACGGTCGTCAGATTGCTGCCATCGCCATTGTAGAAGATTAAGGAGAACCGCATGGCCCTTCACTTCGAGCCGGAAGAATTCGCCGCACGTCGCGACCGTCTGATCTTGAAGATGGAGGAAGAGAAACTGGATGCTTTGCTGCTTTTCGCGCAGGAAAGCATGTATTGGCTGACCGGCTATGACACGTTCGGCTTTTGCTTTTTCCAGTGTCTCGTTGTCAAAGCCGACGGTACAAGCGTGTTGATGACGCGCTCCGCCGATCTAAGGCAAGCGCGCCATACCTCTAACATCGAGAATATCGTTGTCTGGACTGATCGCGACAATGCGAACCCGGCAATCGATCTGCGCAACATTCTCACTGAGCTTGATCTGCTCGGCACGCGCATCGGTATCGAATACCAAACCCACGGCCTCACCGGTGCCAATGCCCGCAAACTTGATGAGCAGTTGCAGAGCTTTGCCAAGCTCTATGATGCATCGGGCATGGTCGACAGTTTGCGCCTTCTCAAAAGCCCTGCTGAAATTGCTTTCACCAAGCGCGCAGCGGAACTCAGTGATGATGCGCTTGATGCGGCCCTGAAACTGGTCAAGGCTGGCGCGAGTGAAGCCGATATTCTCGCTGCGATGATGGCAGCTAATTTTGCAGGCGATGGTGACTATCCGGCCAATGAATATATTATCGGCTCTGGAGCAGATGCCCTGCTTTGCCGCTACAAAGCGGGACGCCGCACGCTTTCCGCTAATGACCAGCTCACGCTCGAATGGTCAGGCGTTTATCGCCATTACCATGCACCGATGATGCGCACGATCATCATTGGTCAGCCAAGGCCTGAACATCAAAAGCTTTATGACGCCGCACGCGAAGCGTTGGAAGCCGTTGAAGAAGCCATGACACCTGCTTCGACATTCGGCGATGTATTCGACGCGCATTCGCGCACGATGGAGGCGCATGGCCTTACCCGGCACAGGCTCAATGCCTGTGGTTATTCTGTGGGCGCACGCTTTACGCCATCATGGATGGACCCGCAGATGTTCTATTCGGGCAGTCCTGAAAGCATCCAGCCTGATATGACGCTCTTTGCGCACATGATCATCATGGATTCCGACACGGAAACGGCGATGACACTGGGGCAAACATATCTCACCACAAATGGTGCAGCTCTGCCATTGTCCCGCCATTCTCTTGATATCATTGCCAAGTAGCGCACAATCGGCGATAAATCCGACTGGCGCGGGAGTGGTCTGCGCTTTCAGGAGATGAAGCTGAACATGAACAAGGCACATCTTTCCGTGATGCTGTTGCTTGCTGGACTGCTTGCCGCCTGCAATAGCACTGAATCTGCATTGAACGTGCAGGGCGCCAATCAGCAATCCGGACAAACCACAACGCCACCTACGGGCCAAACGACTGACCCGGCAGCGACGCCTGCTGCCACAACGCCCGCACAGACAACGACGCCGACAACACCGCAGCGTTCAGCATCGCTGAAGCCGGGCAAGCTTTATATTGCTCCCATTATCGGAGCACCGGTTAATGTGGTCACGCCCCTCACCCATCGCATCAATGACGATGCGCGTGCAAAGGGCGTAGAGCTTTCAGGCAACAATGGCGCCGATGCAGCCTACGTCATGAAGGGCTATTTCTCGGTCTTGTCCGAAGATAATCAGACGACCGTACTCTATGTCTGGGACGTTATGGATGCCACCGGTAACCGCCTGCATCGCATTCAAGGGCAGGAAAAAGTGCCGGGAGCTGCGGCAGACTCATGGAGCATCGTCCCGCCTTCTGCCATGCAATCAATCGCCGACAAGACCATGCAGGAATATTCGACCTGGCTTGCGGCAAATCGCGCATGAGAAAGCACTTATGCGGCAAAAGACTGAAATCTTTTGCTGAATCATGGGTGAAGCCCTGTGGGAAAGCACTTTGCGGAGGCTTTTTACTGTAATTGTGGCCAGACAGGACTTGCAATGACGGTGACTCTTTGCAATAGGCCGCTCATTCGAGAAAACCTTGAAAGCTGCGGCACTTGACACCTTGTGAAAGAGTACGCGGCTTTAAAGTTTTTAAGAGTGGCATAGCGTAACCGAACTTGCTTCGGCTCACGTTCACATAAGAGATTACGTCCGTTTCACGGACTTTTTGCGACAGAACGAAACTGCTCCGGCTTCAGAGGCAAAAAGAATGAAACTTTTCGCAGGCAACTCCAACCGGGTTCTTGCCGAATCCGTTGCTCAATATCTCAACATCCCGCTCGGTAAGGCCAGTGTTCGCCGTTTTGCCGATCAGGAAATCTTCGTAGAGATTCAGGAAAACGTGCGCGGCGAAGACGTATTCGTTCTGCAATCGACCTCCTACCCGGCAAACGACAATCTGATGGAACTGCTGATCATGATCGACGCGTTTCGTCGTTCGTCAGCACGCCGCATCACTGCCGTTCTCCCTTATTTCGGCTATGCTCGTCAGGATCGTAAGCCAGGCCCACGCACGCCGATCTCGGCAAAGCTGGTTGCCAACCTCATCACCGAAGCCGGTGCAAACCGCGTGTTGACGCTTGATCTTCATGCAGGTCAGATTCAGGGCTTCTTCGATATTCCTACCGACAACCTCTATGCTGTTCCGGTCATTGCGCGCGATGTGAAGGCAAACTACCCGACCGGCAATTGCATGGTCGTTTCGCCAGACGTTGGCGGTGTTGTTCGTGCTCGCTCGCTCGCAAAGCGTATCGATGCTCAGCTCGCAATCGTTGATAAGCGCCGTGAACGTCCGGGTGAATCGGAAGTCATGAACGTCATTGGTGACGTCAGCGGCAAAGACTGCCTGCTGTTCGACGATATCGTCGATTCCGGCGGCACGCTCTGCAATGCGGCCGAAGCTCTGCTTGCCAAGGGCGCGAAAAGCGTCACCGCTTACATCACACACGGCGTTCTGTCGGGTGGCGCTGTTGCCCGTATCGCTTCTTCAAAGCTGAAAGAGTTGGTCATAACCGACTCGATCCAGCCAACAACCGCCATCAACGACGCTCCAAATATCCGCGTTCTGTCGATCTCCAGCCTCATCGGTGAAGCTGTTGCGCGCACCGCCGCTGAAGAGTCGGTTTCAAGCCTGTTCGATTAATTTAATTACAATGCCCAGACATGCCGCAAGCAATAGCACGAGCGGCATGTTGAGCCTCAGAACGATAAGCAATAATGCCGCCGCGCCTGCGATCAGGACGGCGGCATTGTCTATTGTGCTCCACACTGGCGTTGGCAGCGTGAAGGCACCGAGTGGCACTTCCCGAACCTGTGCAAACAAGACGTGCAGCGAGAACCAGAGCGCCAGATTGGCAATCACGCCGACCACCGCCGCCGTGATCCCGCCAAGCATGGCGGACAGCCAGCGCAGCTGACGCAGACGCTCCACAAAGGGCGCACCAGCCAGTATCCAGAGAAAGCACGGCACGAAGGTAAACCAGAGGGCGATTAACCCGCCCACAAGCCCGCCGACCAGTGGCGGCAGGCCAGACAGATTGGCTGCACCCACAAAACCGACGAAGACCAACACTAATATCAATGGCCCCGGTGTGGTTTCGGCCAGTCCCAGACCGGTCAGCATTTCACCGGGTTGCATCCAGCCGAAATGCTCGACAGCTTGCTGCGCTGTATAGGACAGCGCTGCATAGGCTCCGCCAAAAGTGACGGCTGCAAGCTTAGAAAAGAACGCGGCCTCAGCTGTGAATACATGCTGCTCGCCCAAGATCAGATACAGCGCAATGAGTGGCGCCAGCCACAGGCCACCCCAGATGAGAGTTTGCAGCGAAAACTCTCGAAATGCATGGGGAGCTGCGTGTGTAACAGAAGTAGCCACACCACCGCCTTGCAGCAAATGACGCAAACCGCCAGCTAAAGCTGCGAGCAGCACGACAATAGGAAAAGGTAGCTTCAGAAGCGCAATCGCAACAAAGGCGGCAATCGCTATCACATAAGAAAAGCCGGAAGCCAATGTGCGCTTCGCCATCCGGTAAAGCGCTTCAAACACCACCGCCAGCACTGCCGCCTTGAGGCCGAACAACAGACCAGCAACAATATCGACGTGTCCAAAGGCAACATAAAGCGCCGACAGAGCCAGCATCACGCTCGCACCGGGCAAAACAAACAAAAGCCCTGCCAGCAACCCGCCGCGCCAGCCTTTGACAGCCCAACCCGCATAGGTCGCAAGCTGCATGGCTTCAGGTCCCGGCAGCAACATACAGAAATTAAGGGCGTGGATCAGCCGTTCCTGATCCATCCAGCGCTTTTCATCAACAAGGATGCGCTGCAACATGGCAATCTGCGCAGCTGGTCCGCCAAACGACAAAAGCCCGACTTTGCCAAAAGTAACAAACAATTCTCGGAAATCAGGCTGCGGCGCTGTCGTCATTCTTGCTCTCTGTAAAATCCTCCCAGCAGTTACCGAGGATCATTACAGGTTCATGACGGTTTGCACAGAGCCGCTTTATTCAGCGGCAGTCGCTTCCTCCGCCTGATCATCGGGAGCATTTGGGTCGCCCGGTGCCGTCTCACATTCGAGATCCGGGAAGTTCACAATGCGCAAGCCTTTGAAATCATTGCGCACGACCAGCAATCCACGCTCTTCGAAATAGGTCAGCAAACGTCGGGCACGACTTAGCGAATGGGTGCCGTAAGCACGCGCGAGTGCCGCATCCGAAGGGCATATAGCGCCCGTTACCGCCGCCTGTGCGACAATCAGAAACACACCCTGCACGTCATCTGTGAGGCTTTCAGACAGCGCCAATGCCTTCTGCCATGTCTCACCGGTGGCTACATCGCTCTCAATGCTTGCTTGCGCAACCGCAAGACGACGACGGAAAGCAGGCAAAGCCAGCGGCTCACCCGGAA
The Ochrobactrum sp. BTU1 DNA segment above includes these coding regions:
- a CDS encoding response regulator transcription factor, which encodes MGSNDAMAVEESNLSDDAPHLLVVDDDTRIRSLLSQYLTTSGFRVTMAGSAAEARRKLEGIDFDLLILDVMMPGETGVSLTRSLREQKSVPILMLTALSETDSRIDGLSAGADDYLPKPFDPRELILRINNILRRGATPAQPKIEQIVFGPYTFFIPRRELKKGTETIKLTDREQDIMAIFAERAGETIPRHELTGQDGDVGERTIDVQINRLRRKIEQDPANPVWLQTVRGIGYKLSIE
- a CDS encoding two-component sensor histidine kinase gives rise to the protein MKSPWKSITRWFARRMPKGLYARSLIIIIAPMVLLQSVIAYVFMERHWQMVTERLSTAVVRDISAIIDILETYPQEPGYDNLIRLSQQRLGLNISILPPDPLPPPGPKPFFAILDYFLSEEITRQINRPFWVDTVGDSDLIEIRIKLDDKVLRVFARRSQAYASNTGIFLTWMIGTALVLLIIAIAFLRNQIKPIQQLSQAAESFGKGRPMPEGFRPHGAEEVRRAGIAFIQMRSRIERQIEQRTAMLSGVSHDLRTILTRFKLQLALAGHSIDTEPLNQDIADMQTMLEGYLAFARGEGSEEAATYDVRLLCDKLANEARLRERGFKYSIEGDSEVNVRPNAFSRLVSNLVSNAFRHAQNVELAITHDEGWLKIVVDDDGPGIPEDRREDVFKPFVRLDEARTQDSGGTGGLGLAIARDIARSHGGDIDLEDAPIGGLRAIIRIPA
- the crcB gene encoding fluoride efflux transporter CrcB, with amino-acid sequence MEQMQGTIVVAIGGALGSVLRYWFAIWLTPVSKDLPWGTIVVNIIGSFAIAFFGAMTMASSRFEVPEIWRIAFMVGICGGFTTFSSFSVQTFELLRLGMPGRALMNVGISLFVCLAATALGYVVGQAISKV
- a CDS encoding tRNA-binding protein, with translation MSGTETINWADFEKVDIRTGTIVEAVPFPEARKPAFKLKIDFGDKIGIKKSSAQITKHYQPEDLVGRQIMAVVNFPPRQIGPFMSEVLTLGFPDENGDVVLAAIDKKVQDGVKLF
- a CDS encoding YbjN domain-containing protein codes for the protein MSLLELEFAREAHPVDVIEHVANSNDWTFERTGDDEIAISVAGNWTDYHISFSWMEDFEALHLACAFDIKVAEPRVNEVMRLLSLINEKLLMGHFDLWQQEGAIMYRQSLLLAGGAEPTSRQVEVLLSAALEACENYFQAFQFVVWSGVSAREALESVLFETVGRA
- a CDS encoding accessory factor UbiK family protein; the encoded protein is MTSGSNRVLDELAKLVTDAAGAAQGVRREVETALRSQSERVLNTFDVVQREDFEAVREMAIKARAENAALLVKIEALEARLAKFEVDSTAKTAKTSASAAKSKDNS
- the lgt gene encoding prolipoprotein diacylglyceryl transferase translates to MIETLLPVSALAFPNIDPVIFSVGPLAVHWYGLGYVVGIMFAWWYGKKLLRNHRLWGNNQPPMQPEALDDFVIWAALGVVLGGRIGYVLFYNFSYYLSNPLAIPAVWDGGMSFHGGTLGTTIAMIWFARSRGIKVWSMFDVIAAGVPVGLGVVRVANFINSELWGRVSDVPWAFYFPNGGPEPRHPSQLYEAFLEGFVLFFVLLLLVWVGKKLKAPGFIAGTFVLGYGLSRIIVEFFREPDAQLGYLFGGWLTMGMILSLPMMIIGLWAMWRANRAAAKNA
- a CDS encoding class I SAM-dependent methyltransferase, whose translation is MPEATLKDRLKRLIGTTGPISVADYMAACLGDREQGYYTTREPFGRDGDFITAPEVSQMFGELIGIWCVGVWDALGRPDNAVLCEIGPGRGTLMSDILRTLAKLAPQMAASIRVAMVETSPRLIEKQKEKLSNTGYSIDWFERFADIPDGPLILVSNELFDAIPIRQFVKADGRFVERLIALNEQDELQFVSGAGGIDAALLPTGHQTVPDGTIFEAAPARTALMQEIAQRIAATRGAALSIDYGHLQSGFGDTLQAMLKHAYDDVFANPGEADLTSHVDFDMLEKTARNCGCLTATMTQGDFLLAMGLIDRAGRLGAGRDETFQNKIREDVERLAAPDQMGTLFKVLAIADQQTKIFPLDTSQ
- the pgeF gene encoding peptidoglycan editing factor PgeF — protein: MIDKPQPLRSPLLDGPAGPNGKRIAHGFFTRKGGVSDGIYAGLNVGSGSNDVPELVTENRRRVAETLGIASDHLMTVHQVHSPDVVYVTEPLSSPRPKADAMVTNVPGIAIGALSADCGPVLFADHESGVIGSAHAGWRGAFTGVLENTVEAMIKLGARRENIVAVLGPTIGPENYEVGPEFYSEFTGKDASYTKYFEPSDKEGHKLFDLWAFITDRLTSAGVRAEALRQCTYADEDQFYSYRRTTHRGEPDYGRQIAAIAIVED
- a CDS encoding Xaa-Pro peptidase family protein, translating into MALHFEPEEFAARRDRLILKMEEEKLDALLLFAQESMYWLTGYDTFGFCFFQCLVVKADGTSVLMTRSADLRQARHTSNIENIVVWTDRDNANPAIDLRNILTELDLLGTRIGIEYQTHGLTGANARKLDEQLQSFAKLYDASGMVDSLRLLKSPAEIAFTKRAAELSDDALDAALKLVKAGASEADILAAMMAANFAGDGDYPANEYIIGSGADALLCRYKAGRRTLSANDQLTLEWSGVYRHYHAPMMRTIIIGQPRPEHQKLYDAAREALEAVEEAMTPASTFGDVFDAHSRTMEAHGLTRHRLNACGYSVGARFTPSWMDPQMFYSGSPESIQPDMTLFAHMIIMDSDTETAMTLGQTYLTTNGAALPLSRHSLDIIAK
- a CDS encoding ribose-phosphate pyrophosphokinase, whose translation is MKLFAGNSNRVLAESVAQYLNIPLGKASVRRFADQEIFVEIQENVRGEDVFVLQSTSYPANDNLMELLIMIDAFRRSSARRITAVLPYFGYARQDRKPGPRTPISAKLVANLITEAGANRVLTLDLHAGQIQGFFDIPTDNLYAVPVIARDVKANYPTGNCMVVSPDVGGVVRARSLAKRIDAQLAIVDKRRERPGESEVMNVIGDVSGKDCLLFDDIVDSGGTLCNAAEALLAKGAKSVTAYITHGVLSGGAVARIASSKLKELVITDSIQPTTAINDAPNIRVLSISSLIGEAVARTAAEESVSSLFD
- the chrA gene encoding chromate efflux transporter, encoding MTTAPQPDFRELFVTFGKVGLLSFGGPAAQIAMLQRILVDEKRWMDQERLIHALNFCMLLPGPEAMQLATYAGWAVKGWRGGLLAGLLFVLPGASVMLALSALYVAFGHVDIVAGLLFGLKAAVLAVVFEALYRMAKRTLASGFSYVIAIAAFVAIALLKLPFPIVVLLAALAGGLRHLLQGGGVATSVTHAAPHAFREFSLQTLIWGGLWLAPLIALYLILGEQHVFTAEAAFFSKLAAVTFGGAYAALSYTAQQAVEHFGWMQPGEMLTGLGLAETTPGPLILVLVFVGFVGAANLSGLPPLVGGLVGGLIALWFTFVPCFLWILAGAPFVERLRQLRWLSAMLGGITAAVVGVIANLALWFSLHVLFAQVREVPLGAFTLPTPVWSTIDNAAVLIAGAAALLLIVLRLNMPLVLLLAACLGIVIKLIEQA